Proteins co-encoded in one Gossypium hirsutum isolate 1008001.06 unplaced genomic scaffold, Gossypium_hirsutum_v2.1 scaffold_279, whole genome shotgun sequence genomic window:
- the LOC107893516 gene encoding mediator of RNA polymerase II transcription subunit 23: MFWVVSYTMAQPACETVMNWLSSGGVTELLPEANVQPNERFMVMREVSPLPISLLSGFSMNLYLKLVFQMEESLFAGQVVPSIAMVETYTRLLLIAPHSLFCSHFSHLAQRNASLLSKPAVTLLVLEIVNYRLLPPYR; encoded by the exons ATGTTTTGGGTTGTCTCCTACACGATGGCGCAGCCAGCTTGTGAAACGGTCATGAATTGGTTATCTTCTGGTGGAGTTACAGAGTTGTTACCTGAAGCAAATGTACAGCCCAATGAGAGATTCATGGTGATGCGGGAAGTTAGTCCATTGCCTATTTCACTGTTATCTGGCTTTTCAATGAATCTTTATTTGAAGTTGGTCTTTCAAATGGAAGAATCTTTATTTGCTGGGCAG GTTGTTCCTAGTATTGCTATGGTTGAAACATACACCAGATTGTTGCTCATTGCACCTCATTCGTTATTTTGTTCGCACTTCAGT CATTTGGCACAGAGGAATGCTTCTTTATTGAGCAAGCCTGCGGTGACACTTCTGGTGCTTGAAATTGTCAACTATCGTCTGCTTCCACCGTACAGGTGA